From a region of the Vicugna pacos chromosome 35, VicPac4, whole genome shotgun sequence genome:
- the LOC140685396 gene encoding junction-mediating and -regulatory protein-like — protein MFLALKERLQLDWVAWRLHVFYKRKKHKFIFIISWNETEGKFAITCYYRMAQRQRSSTSGQVYLGHDLDTCGWKILSQEFFMETHDREYYEPLASCSRRARKGI, from the exons ATGTTTTTGGCGCTCAAGGAGAGACTCCAGTTGGACTGGGTGGCCTGGCGGCTGCATGTGTTCTACAAGCGGAAGAAGCACAAGTTCATCTTCATCATCTCCTGGAATGAGACTGAGGGCAAGTTTGCCATAACCTGCTACTACCGGATGGCCCAGAGGCAGAGGAGCAGCACCAGCGGTCAG GTCTACTTGGGCCACGACCTGGACACCTGTGGCTGGAAGATCCTCTCCCAAGAATTCTTCATGGAAACCCACGACCGGGAGTATTATGAACCCTTAGCAAGCTGCAGCAGGAGGGCCAGGAAAGGTATCTAG